The following DNA comes from Triticum aestivum cultivar Chinese Spring chromosome 3D, IWGSC CS RefSeq v2.1, whole genome shotgun sequence.
AACAGGGACTCATATGTCTGTGCAAGCCACTTTGCACTAACCCTTGATGTCTCTGTAGTGCTAGGGCAAGTGTGCTGCAGCCTCATTTTTTTATTGCAAATGTCTTCTCCCCTTTGATAACTGCTGCAACTATGAAGAACTGACAATGCTCTTGTTTGCAGCAAACAATTATCCTTTTGTCTGAGTTTCTATGATACCTGAAATTTCTGGCCTGTGTAATGTGCAAGCTCAACAGAGCATCTCTGAATTGTTGCTGATTTTTGAAACACATGTGCATACATAACTGTTGATGTGGTTGCTCCAGTTTTTCATTATACCATATCCTTGCTGGCCTTTTCATGGCCCTACTCTTCCTTCCTTTTGGTAGGACAAATGCTAGTGGCTCAAATTCATCATCGTCATTATCCAATAGCAACCCAGtatcttcttcatctgatgatggTCTGAAATCTGGTTTCAAGTCCTCTAACACATTAGAATGTGTCCTAGTGGTGGGCCCTCTCCTAACTGGCAGCTTTTGCCTCTTTTTACCAGCTGCTTTCATGGGTGGTTCCTTCTCCTTCTCAGaatcttcctcctcatcctcctcaatATCAAACAACTCCTCAACCTCAGTGTCATCCTCATAGTGTAGTTGTTCCTTATCTGAATCTTCATCTGTTTCTTCATCTGAATCTGCATCCTCTTCTAGTTCTGCATCTGCTAGCCTCTTTCCCTCTATTATCTCTGTGTCTTCAGCAATCCTGTACGTCTTCATGCAGAAAGGGTTGTTGTCACTGTCATATGCCCCTTGAGAGTCATCAGTACTCTTAtatccctcctcttcctcttcttccatcacaGATTTGAGCTTCCTCTTGCTGACATTTCTGCTCTCTTGTGTGCACATACCAGCAGGTTGTACTACTGCACTACTGTTGCTGCTTTGACTCTCAtaaacaacaccatgatcattaacAACAAGCACAGGAGGATCTCTCAGATCATACACAACAGGTTCTTCATATAAAACTGTGGCTAATTTTTCCTCACTAACATGAGATGCAGTACTGACAAATGATGTGGCCCTGACTAACAAGTTCAGAACTAAATTGTCCTCATTCTGCTTCTTAATTTGCTGCAACTTGATGTTTGTGTCTATCAAATCTAGGGCATGCTCTCTCTGCACTCCTATGCATGTATTCCCCATGTGGTACAATTCATCACTGAAGTTAAATCCTTGTGTTCGCATCAGTGCATACAAATTCAAATATGTGACATCTGAGTTGCATATCTTCCTATCCAAATTATGCTGAGCATCGAAGTGAATCCTAACATCCCAAACAGCATCATCCAAACTACAATGGACAGCAAAATTTCAGtaaacctaaccctagcccgaATCATGGCACAAAtgagagagtagagagggagaggaCAGAGCACTTACAGTACGCCACCCAATCCATGGCTCCAGTGATGGCTCGTGGTAGGGTTGGCCACCCAGATCTCAGCCAGCCGCGGCCGCTGCTCCATGGACAGCGGCGCCTCCATGCCCTCGTCGTCATCGCTGTAGTAAGCAGACGAACTGGACTCCTCGCCGTCGACTTCGATTCCTCTGTGTGCATCGCTCCCGAGTCCGGGGAGGTCTCCGTACCCGCCCACAACGCCACCGCTGCTCCGGCCaccgcgaccgccgccgcccggactagccatcgcgaggagagggagaaggagagggagagggagaggagagaacTGCTAGGGTTAGACCGAGCCAAGACCGACCGAGCCGTAGACCGGCCGAGCCACCCGAGCAACGCACCGGTTCGGCGGCTTGTGAACTGACTGGTGGGGCCGGGTTGTCAGATACAACGTCAATACAGAGTTATACGCGGTTTAGCCCGTATTGCAACGACCAACCTCAAACGTGGTACTGACTTGTAAAAAATCTGAATAGTGGTACTGATACGTTACAACTGCCTCAAGTGTGGTACTTTCCTGCAATTAACTCTGTCCCCGGCGATCCCCTCATTACAACGCCCCGCGGTGGTGCCACAGAAAGAGATCGGGAATGGAGAAGAGGATGCTCTCTTGGAGGAATAGGGGAAGACCGAAGACGGGGGAAGGAAGGATCCCCGATCCCGGTTCCCAGCGAGCCGGCCGGCGTTCTCTGCGGAAGGGGATGGGTACCGTACCCACGGCCACGGGAAGGCAGAGTGCCAGCTCGATGCGGTGTATACTGGGCCCATTTCGGTTAAGGGTAGCGGGCCTTGCGAGTGATTATAACAGGCCCACCCAAATCCCCCGGGCGTTTCCCGCCATGCGCGCCCGTGGAACTGATATTGTAATTAACTTGGCATCCGCGAACCAActtgtggttgagatggttaggtggacagtggtatccccaacccatcagggttcaaatcctggtgctcacattattcctggatttatttcaggatttccggtgatacgctttcagtgggagtacggtggcttcgtaaatctcaagatgatatgccggctgaGTCTCTCGGAGGTACTCATAGGGGTAGGgagtgcgtgtgtgcgttcataggggtgagtgtatgcgcgtgtatatgagcgcttgtgtctgtactgatgctcaaaaaattAACTTGGCATCCCGTTTAGTCTAGCGGTTGCTGGCACTGGCAACATGGGTTGATTCAGACTGTCATGTGATTTTCCTCGCATTCTGCTTGAACACTGCCCTAGAGAGACCAGTTAGGGCATTTTCAACGCCAGGCGCTACGGGAAGGTGCTAGGGAAAATTTCCCATCCGATTGTCAGTTACGTCTTCAATTCCTGGCGTCCGATGCCACAAGGACGCAAAACAAGGCAGCGAGTGCTTGCCCATTTTTCTCCACGAGATGAGGCAACCAGCGATGTTTCAATCCGTATTTAGCGCTGATGGTTAGCGCCTAGCGTTGGACCAGATAACGCTTAGAGCTTTTAAAttattttcttatttatttttttcAGTTTAAGCGCCTAGATAAGAGTTCACCATTGTAGATGCCCTTATGTTGCTCATCAACTGCCGAGCCTTTCGATCAGGATAATACATCTTTGTGGCTGGATGGAGATGGAGGACCCCCCTAGACCCATGTTGCGAGCTACTCCCTCCCGttatttttagtctgcatataagttttgtccgaagtcaaagtatctctactttgaccaaatttgttaaaaaaaatatcaacaatcataatgccaaatcaatattgttTAGATTCATTGTGAAAcgtagtttcatagtatatatattttgcactatagatgttgatattttttaatgtaaacttggtcaaactttgtaaagtttgacttggcaaaaatctaatacgcggagtaaaaaggagAGCAGTAAGAAAGAGGTTATTTGCCTTTTTTtaaacattatttgaattaaacaTATAAACCTGAAGTTGCACATTTGCAGTACTTGTTACGAAATATCGCTATGGTacattttattttcttaatttttaaaAGTGCGGCAGCATTTTTTATGCCTTGGACGCACACCTGAAACACGGAAATAAAGGCAACCAATGATTTATCAAAAATAGTAAAAGTTGGTCTACCCACTAAAGGCATCTCCATTGCAGGGTGCTTCCTTAGGTGCTAACagaaaaaaatattcaaaaaataaaaaaaatctgtcTAAGCATTCTCTCAACAATGCTAGGCGCTAATCCCTGGATAAAAACAAGGCATAGCGTTGCTTTCCATAGTTCGTACAGAAGGAGAAAGAAGGCAAGCACCCAATGTACTTCCtcagtcccataatgtaagacgttttttaacactagtgtagtatcaaaaagcatcttacattatgggacggagagagtattttCTAGCAACCAAGTATcaatttgctactccctccgtctcataatgtaagacgttttttgatatttttttgacATTTGTAGAAATAAATCCTAGCGCTTTCCCTTGCCCCGCGCATTGTAGGTGGGGCCTTATGTGCCGGATCGGACTGAAATCCCTCATTCCATCCCCAGATAAAGGGAGTCCGAACGCGTACGCGGATATACTACCAACACAACATAGGACCACTCCGACCACACCACAAAGATGTAGAGCCGACACTATCCAAAGATGTACTAGCACATTTATTAACCATCAACTCTAGTCAACAACCACTAAATAACTCTTTCCAAGTTACAGCCTTCATATAAACAAACAACAACGGTATCAAGTCATGCATGTCTTCCTTCTAATTACCCACCCCCATTCTCTGATTCTCTCCATCTACTGTACATACAACAGGCACCACCATAAGCTCTctacttctttctttcttctttttgctGGGAAGCCTTCTCTTTCCTTCCTTCTATTTTTGCTGGGAAGCTCTCTCTTTCATCAGCCGCCTCTCGGTGAACCTGCAATGGTAAAGAAAAAACACAACATGTTGGGTTAGCCAAACAGCAACAGTCAGAATTCCTTTCATCGATGGGTATTAGCACCCTCCTTGTTACCAGTGGAAGATTAGTTCAGACGTAGGATACAATCGCTAGGAAGTACTTcgaattcaaggaaaaccaaatcAAATGTATGAAAGAAAAGCAGCTAGCACAGAATGGATCGGACAGTAAGAACTCAACCTAGTGCACAAGAGCGACAGAATGTATAAGATAGTAAGAACTCAACCTAGCACCCAAGAGTCACAGAATTAATCAAGTAGTAAGACCTCCACCTTTGCCCCCTCGACTATCGCCTCGGTTGCCAGTAGCCACAGGTCTGGCCAGCAACCACCATTCCACACCTACCGAAGTAGGTGGCTAGCTTGACAGTGACAAGGACTATGGAGAGTAGCAAAGGATCGATTTGGGGTCGGTATGGGAGTGAACAAAGACACAGGcaggggaggggagaggagaggaagccatctaggatGAAATGGTGCTActtctggttctaggagttcaggGTGCAAGTTAAATGGCATTAGAGTCAGGGTGGAAACCAAACCTACACAACAATTCGGCAACCAAAAGTAGACCTCCTCTTATTAATTTTCTTGTTCATGGAAGACAATAATACTAAGCATGGATGGAAGGCAACCAAAAGTAGATCTCCTTAATGTTCTTGTTCGTGGAAGGCAATAATACTAGGCATAGATGTTTGAGTCGATGTAAAGTTCGTTTTCTATACAGTAGTCAAAACATCCTTGAGAAATTCCATTTACCAAATAAGATGCTACTTATCCAGCAAGAATGGCGAGTTTGAACATTACATATTCCTAGCTTGTGATTGATCAAGGAAAGAGGTTATCTTATATTCTTATTGGAGAAAATGTAGGGCAAAGACAAAGATATACCTGATATACATACTGCAGATAAAGAAAATGCTTTGTCTACAGGAAAGCAGCTTCACAGGTGGCCTTGTTGTGGCCTACTTGCTTGCACCTGCTACAGAGCCGTATAAGAGTGGTTGGCTTGTTGGGGTTAAGCCGCTTCCTTCTAGGTTTATCTGATGTCCGTGGCCTGGGAGGCGGGACCATTGCCGCAGCGCTAAAATCAAGGGTGTCCATGTCGGGAATTGGGTAGATTGTTCCTGAGTATGTCTGACGGTAGCTATCTGTTGTGAAAAACTTTGAGCAGTAGTCGTAGAAAGACCGCCCAATCCTGTTACACACAGCGATAACATGCATGCAGGGGAGGCCAGAAAGTTGCCACCTCCGGCACGTGCATTCCCAGTTTGCAAGATTAACAACAAAAATACCGCTGCCCCGCACTTCAAACACGGTCTCAGAAGAGCATAGCACGGTCAGCTTGCCAGCCTTGGTTATCTCATCCTTTGCTTTGTAATCAATGGAAGGTGTTAGAGGCCCTTCCCATGACTTGCAGGCTTCACGCCTCGCTTCTATTGTCTCCATTATTTTTGTCCTCAGAGAGTCCACCATCAGCACCATGGACCCCTCCTTCTTTGTAGGTATCCAGTTATTAAACGCATCAACAATGTTCGATGAGAAATGGTCATACCGACAGCCTCTGAAGATGGCATCTGACCAATGCTCTGGCTTACTCGCAATGATCCAGTCGGCAGCTTCAGTGGATATATTCCTTATGCTCTCAATTGATGCATTAAAATCATCAATGCTGCATGCTTGGGCTGCACGAGTAAAATCCTCGACCATCGCATCTCTTATCTGTTGCGACCATGGTCCCTTCTTCAGTTCTCCTTTGAATTCCTCCATGATATGATGCAAACAGAAGGCATGGTGGCTACCTTCAAACGCATGTGCGACAGCAGCATCCAGACCCTTTTGTCCATTGGACAAGAATGTCATAGCATTCAATGGGTAGTTATGATACTGGAGAGCAATCCTCAGCTTCATCAAGAACCAAACCCAGTTCTCGTAATTATCATCTTCAACCACATTAAATGCAACTGGAAAGACACCATCATCTGCATCAACTGCAGCGGCAACCAGCAACTTATACTCATTTGTCGCTTTGAGCGGAACCTTGTCAAGAAAAAGGAGGGGCCTGCACCCACTTGCAAAGCCTTCCAAAGAAGCATGGAATGCAAAAATAAAACGTCGGTTTTCAGAGAACTCAGACAAGTCAAGTATACTCCCTGGGTTAGTCTGCATAAGCCTCTCCCCATACCAGGGCAAATGGCCTGATGCCTCCCTCTGAACATGAAACATCTCCTTCTGAGCCACTTCTCTACCTCGCCAAACCTGTGAATAGGTCAGCATAACTCCATACTCTTCATGTATTTCCTTGACAAGATCCTTTGGTTTGAGCAATGAGTTCTCACGCAGTTTCTGCTTAATGATGGTAGTCAGCCACTGTCTTGTTGCTCGCCGCTGACCCTCACCGCCTTCTCCTCCACATGTATGCTCATCAGTCATTTTCTTGATAACAAATTTCTTGTTACGAGATGACTCAGATGCATGCAATCGCCAGGTGCAGCCATCCGCAACACACTTTACAGTGACACGGGTGGTTTCATTCTTAATAAATCGGTACACAAATCCTTTGCCGATGGAGTACTTGCACAACTGAGCTCGGAAATCCTTCACATTATCAAATTCTTGACCAACACCTTTGATAATGTCCTCCCAAAACAAAGCAGGATTATTGGTAAGCTCCTGTGGAGGATCTATTATGATATCAGAACCATCATATGCATTGACTGCATCATCAAAAAAACCAGTTGGTTCCCTGCAAAAGCCATGCTGGCATCTGTGAAACTTATCCTTTTTACGAACTCTGTGGAGTACAAAAGACATAATAAAGTGAGCAGATAACTACCTTTGTGTGGTATCAACGAGAGCAAGCTTGTCATGATTCAGATCGTCTGGAGCAGAGGAAACAGCTCCAGCTGTGGTGGGAAAGGCAACATCATGGCCAAATTCCAGCGGAAAATCCCTAGTTTCATCCAAGGAAAATAGAAATCATAAGTTTTGGACAATATCATGTCACAAAGTAGAATGAGTGACATTTACAATTTACAGATCATGACAGTACAAACAATGAAAACCATACATGTTATCATGAGACTGTAAGAGAGAACTAAAGTAGCAGTAACTACAAAATATTCAGAATGAAAAACGATCACAAAAGGCATGCAGTCAGGGCACGAAACCATTCAGATCACAATGTGAAATACAGAGAGCATGATATGAAAACTATGCAAGAGAAACAGCTTCAACAACGGGTGGTAGTAGGTATACATCAGCAGTTGTCCTAACTAACAAAGTAGTGCAGATGCCTACAATGTAATAAGGGGTATAACAAAGTAAGGAAGATGCATATAAAGTAACCATAACAAAAAAAACAAAGGGGCAGTAACGAAGTGTCGTGAAGATGCCTATATGTAAGCATATTATGCAGTCAATGAATGATGCTATAAACCAAGGCAATGGCAAGATCTATTTCCTAACATAAATGATACTATATAAACCAAGGCAGTGGCAAGATTTAAATTCTAGACATTTCACCAAACATGAATAAATGAAAATGGATGGCAGTAATGGCAGCTAAAAACTCCAGAAAATAAGGCAGGCAGACAACTTTATATGCTAACTGCCTAACCACAACATTGAAAcctatgtttttaaggcgacgcTTCGCTTTAAGGCACTGGGGGGGCGCCTCGACGCCTAGGCGCCTAAAGCGGACGCCTAGGCGCCTAAAGCGGGCATATTTGCAAAGCGCTGGGGGGGCGCCTCGACGCATAGGCTTCGCCTTACGGACGCCTTAAAAACATAGATTGAAACAAACTGCTCCTCCTGAAGTTGGCATGAATTTAATTTGCAGAGAAGGCTACTATTGAATAATAAAATAGGGGCTTTAAATCTGGTGTACAATAATATGTGACCAAGATACATCTCACAATAGGAAGAAATCAGGGCACAGTAGACATGCAAAGATGAATCAACTATAGAAGACTGGTTGCATACTCGTTGTAATCATTCAAGGTCACCAAAGCTCTTGGTTGATTTATATCACTGGTAGGTTGATTGAGATCATTGGTAGGTTGATTGAGATCATTGGTAGGTTGATTGAGATCATTGGTATCAGCTTGAACTACAACACCAGTAGCACTGGCGGTCTTCTTATTACTTTTGGATACCCTGGAGAAGACAAAAGAGATCATTGGCTGTAACATGGAAGAGTAGTAACATTAGAAAATCTAAACCAGCACAGTACCACCTACTTGTTTTTGGAAGCTGTCCTTTTCCTTTTGTCG
Coding sequences within:
- the LOC123077195 gene encoding uncharacterized protein, translating into MAEGGFVVAICQHGGEFTSGPNGNLIYKGGEAHAVDVSREMSLDSFKDEVSKVFHVDVTDMSFKYFLPNNNRTLITISCDRDLQRMVDFTASAAQADVFVISRVENRSVVTYTGASTVKAGSNAHGDKRKRTASKNKVSKSNKKTASATGVVVQADTNDLNQPTNDLNQPTNDLNQPTSDINQPRALVTLNDYNEDFPLEFGHDVAFPTTAGAVSSAPDDLNHDKLALVDTTQREPTGFFDDAVNAYDGSDIIIDPPQELTNNPALFWEDIIKGVGQEFDNVKDFRAQLCKYSIGKGFVYRFIKNETTRVTVKCVADGCTWRLHASESSRNKKFVIKKMTDEHTCGGEGGEGQRRATRQWLTTIIKQKLRENSLLKPKDLVKEIHEEYGVMLTYSQVWRGREVAQKEMFHVQREASGHLPWYGERLMQTNPGSILDLSEFSENRRFIFAFHASLEGFASGCRPLLFLDKVPLKATNEYKLLVAAAVDADDGVFPVAFNVVEDDNYENWVWFLMKLRIALQYHNYPLNAMTFLSNGQKGLDAAVAHAFEGSHHAFCLHHIMEEFKGELKKGPWSQQIRDAMVEDFTRAAQACSIDDFNASIESIRNISTEAADWIIASKPEHWSDAIFRGCRYDHFSSNIVDAFNNWIPTKKEGSMVLMVDSLRTKIMETIEARREACKSWEGPLTPSIDYKAKDEITKAGKLTVLCSSETVFEVRGSGIFVVNLANWECTCRRWQLSGLPCMHVIAVCNRIGRSFYDYCSKFFTTDSYRQTYSGTIYPIPDMDTLDFSAAAMVPPPRPRTSDKPRRKRLNPNKPTTLIRLCSRCKQVGHNKATCEAAFL